A genome region from Methanobacterium subterraneum includes the following:
- a CDS encoding site-specific DNA-methyltransferase, translating into MLYSIRGVTINLSDNEIREITELLEKGQPIPEKYRFLIFEEKREIELVWNGKTNEVSNVVLPFQTIEQVDEPRKSGVITDKQSDIFSFAIDKRGRQLKGWNNKLIWGDNKLILSSLKNGPLRDEIESVGGIKLIYIDPPFDVGADFSMKIDVGDDSFTKEAGVLEELAYRDTWGKGADSFIAMIYERLSLMKDLLAEDGNIYVHCDWRVNNYIRLVLDEIFGKNLFRNEIIWQRTGAHNDAGRFGVVHDSIFFYSKTDNYFFEPIYVPLSDDHLKTRFNQVEESTGRKFFAGPITAPGDGPPRMFNGKEIYPPKGRHWSYNQKKIDELEKNNLIYYSKTGTPYLKQYMDEYIDKGRRVQSIWHDILPSKTGKELVGYPTQKPEKLLERIIKASSKKGDVIADFFCGSGTTLAVAEKLGRKWIGSDLGKFAIHTSRKRMIDTQRLLKKSGKDYRAFEILNLGKYERQHYMSTINTDDDKQKERILAKKEDEFTGMILSAYNAEQTQGFKTFKGKKVSRFVSIGPIDLPVSRLFVEEIIKECLEKGITKVDILGFEFEMGLFPDIQETAKNKGIDLALKCIPRDVFDKRAVEQNQVKFYDVAYVEAVPRFKDSSVAIELTDFSVYYNQDENIEKTLKKNQSKIKVQNGQIIKVSVDRDGHLKQTPITKSWTDWIDYWSVDYDYESKKEYVREKNEEGEIIQRNTGNFIFENEWQSFRTKRNRKLDLISAYHPIKRGKTKIAVKVVDIFGNDTMKVIEVKFGGK; encoded by the coding sequence GTGTTATATTCAATTAGGGGTGTTACAATAAACCTGTCTGATAATGAAATTAGAGAAATAACAGAATTATTAGAAAAAGGGCAGCCAATCCCAGAAAAATATAGATTTTTAATTTTTGAAGAGAAACGAGAAATTGAATTAGTATGGAATGGAAAGACTAATGAAGTTTCAAATGTTGTTTTACCATTTCAAACAATTGAACAAGTAGATGAACCTCGGAAATCCGGTGTGATAACAGACAAACAATCTGACATTTTTTCTTTTGCCATTGACAAACGTGGGCGACAGCTAAAAGGATGGAATAACAAGCTTATTTGGGGAGATAATAAGCTAATTTTAAGTAGCCTAAAAAATGGACCATTAAGAGATGAAATAGAATCTGTGGGTGGCATAAAACTGATTTATATTGATCCCCCCTTTGATGTAGGTGCAGATTTTTCAATGAAAATTGACGTTGGTGATGATTCTTTTACTAAAGAAGCAGGAGTTCTTGAAGAGTTAGCTTATCGTGATACGTGGGGTAAGGGCGCTGATAGTTTTATTGCAATGATATATGAACGTCTTTCTCTAATGAAAGACTTACTAGCCGAAGATGGTAATATTTACGTTCATTGTGATTGGAGAGTTAATAATTATATTAGGCTGGTACTAGATGAAATATTTGGTAAAAACCTATTTCGTAATGAGATTATTTGGCAACGTACGGGAGCACATAATGATGCAGGAAGATTTGGAGTCGTTCATGATAGTATCTTTTTCTATAGTAAAACCGATAATTACTTTTTTGAACCGATATATGTCCCACTATCTGATGATCATTTGAAAACACGATTTAATCAAGTAGAAGAGAGTACTGGGAGAAAATTTTTTGCAGGTCCTATTACCGCTCCAGGAGATGGCCCTCCAAGAATGTTTAATGGCAAAGAGATATACCCACCTAAAGGACGCCATTGGTCTTATAACCAAAAAAAGATTGATGAATTAGAAAAAAATAATTTAATCTATTATTCCAAAACGGGTACTCCCTACTTGAAGCAATATATGGATGAATACATAGATAAAGGTCGTAGAGTGCAATCTATTTGGCATGACATTTTACCAAGTAAAACTGGAAAGGAATTAGTAGGTTATCCTACTCAAAAACCAGAAAAACTACTTGAAAGGATAATTAAAGCATCTTCAAAAAAGGGAGATGTGATTGCTGATTTTTTCTGTGGTTCCGGAACTACATTAGCAGTAGCTGAAAAATTAGGTAGAAAATGGATCGGTTCAGATCTAGGTAAATTCGCTATTCATACTTCCAGAAAAAGGATGATTGATACTCAGCGGCTACTTAAAAAGTCAGGGAAAGATTATAGGGCCTTTGAAATCCTTAATTTAGGCAAGTATGAACGCCAACATTATATGAGTACTATCAATACTGATGACGATAAACAAAAAGAAAGAATCCTTGCGAAAAAAGAGGATGAATTTACCGGGATGATTTTGAGTGCTTATAATGCAGAACAAACACAAGGATTTAAAACTTTCAAAGGTAAGAAAGTTTCTAGATTCGTATCTATTGGGCCAATCGACTTACCCGTTTCTAGGTTATTTGTTGAAGAGATCATTAAAGAATGTTTAGAAAAGGGAATTACTAAGGTAGATATTTTAGGTTTTGAGTTTGAAATGGGTTTATTCCCAGATATTCAGGAGACAGCAAAAAATAAAGGGATCGATTTAGCACTTAAATGCATCCCACGTGACGTCTTTGATAAAAGAGCAGTAGAACAAAACCAGGTAAAATTCTATGATGTGGCATATGTTGAAGCTGTGCCTCGTTTCAAAGACAGTTCTGTGGCAATCGAACTCACAGATTTTTCTGTTTATTACAATCAAGATGAAAATATTGAAAAAACTTTAAAAAAGAATCAGAGCAAAATAAAAGTTCAAAATGGTCAAATAATAAAAGTATCAGTAGATCGGGATGGACATTTAAAGCAAACCCCAATCACGAAATCTTGGACAGATTGGATTGATTACTGGTCTGTAGATTATGATTATGAAAGTAAAAAAGAATATGTTCGCGAAAAAAATGAAGAAGGAGAAATAATCCAAAGAAATACTGGTAACTTTATCTTTGAGAATGAATGGCAAAGTTTTAGAACAAAGAGAAATAGGAAACTAGATTTAATCAGTGCTTACCATCCGATCAAACGCGGAAAAACAAAAATAGCTGTAAAAGTTGTGGACATTTTTGGCAATGACACTATGAAAGTTATTGAAGTTAAGTTTGGAGGGAAATAA
- a CDS encoding DEAD/DEAH box helicase family protein, with protein MPLPKNFPNSPYDILDPDQRWIPDQQTLSENYKLIPPLVHKIRMEVKEWRENNYKGSSETSKALLNYWFDTVHMIPTEDRSLFEFRYYFAQREAVETIIYLHEIRGVKDKHDLLRYDNSGIVREKMFDETWARFVIKMATGSGKTKVLSLILAWSYFHKLYEPNSALSRNFLVITPNIIVLDRIRSDFDGLQIFFKDPILPQNGFEGRNWQDDFQLTLHIQDNVNFIRKTGNIFLTNIHRVYDSHHQDPSFEDNNRMAYFLGEKAVTSTNHSRVDLSSIVRNVDELLVLNDEAHHIHEKKLAWFKSIEDIHNSLLQKGKKLSLQIDFTATPKKTNGVIFPQTVVDYPLVEAIHQNIVKRPILPDKESRKKLKERKSVKIEEIYSDHIHLGYLEWKKAYNEHLKVNKKAVIFFMVEDTKKCDEIGKYLEKTYPEFKDSVLVIHTNTHGELNEKQSMRNKKKLNELEYLRKAANEIDSLDNKYKAIVSVLVLKEGWDVKNVTTIVGLRSFSSKAKILPEQTLGRGLRRMYLGNQEEKVSIIGTDAFINFIENIKIEGVEIGVGPMGEKKSYKPLIIEVDYENPKKDINNLNIEIPILSTRMYRRYDQLNSLDVSRFNITKLKLKKFNSEQLKQIVFRDIVSNKIDHILKMNDEDVDYRSMVGWFAQNIIEDLKLNSGYHVIYEKVKDFIINYLFIQKVNLEDPNVLRNVAELEISKAIIETFKQEINLITVQNIPRAMILDNISVKDTKPFITKQQGFLKPYKSVFNKIIGDSSLELDFSEFLDNCDDIVSYVKNYFAIGFKIEYQNFKGEISNYFPDFIVKKSEKEIYIIETKGLEDVNVPLKLKRLKQWCDDVNSQQAEIIYNYLYVHETSFAKYRPKNFEELTKAFKDDGNRFFLE; from the coding sequence ATGCCTCTCCCTAAAAATTTCCCTAATTCTCCTTATGATATTTTAGATCCTGACCAAAGATGGATTCCTGATCAACAAACATTGTCAGAGAATTACAAGCTGATCCCGCCATTAGTTCATAAAATAAGAATGGAAGTTAAAGAATGGCGAGAAAATAATTATAAAGGATCTTCTGAAACCAGTAAGGCGCTTCTAAACTACTGGTTTGACACAGTCCATATGATTCCAACAGAGGATCGGTCCCTTTTTGAGTTTAGATATTACTTTGCTCAAAGAGAAGCTGTAGAAACCATAATTTATCTTCATGAAATCCGGGGCGTCAAAGACAAACATGATCTTTTGAGATATGATAACAGTGGTATAGTTAGAGAAAAAATGTTTGATGAAACTTGGGCTCGTTTTGTAATAAAAATGGCAACAGGAAGTGGAAAAACTAAAGTTTTAAGCTTAATACTCGCCTGGTCCTATTTTCACAAATTATACGAACCTAATTCCGCATTATCACGGAATTTTTTAGTTATCACGCCCAATATAATAGTCTTAGATAGAATAAGATCAGATTTTGATGGTCTCCAAATATTTTTTAAAGATCCGATTCTACCTCAAAATGGATTTGAAGGACGTAATTGGCAAGATGATTTTCAATTAACATTACATATACAAGATAACGTTAATTTCATTCGAAAAACTGGAAACATATTTTTGACCAATATCCATAGAGTTTATGATAGTCATCATCAAGATCCTAGTTTTGAAGACAATAATAGAATGGCCTATTTTTTAGGTGAAAAAGCCGTAACATCTACAAACCATTCTAGAGTAGATTTAAGCAGCATTGTCCGAAATGTAGATGAATTATTAGTTTTGAATGATGAAGCTCACCACATTCATGAAAAAAAATTAGCATGGTTCAAATCGATTGAAGATATTCATAACAGCCTCTTACAAAAAGGTAAAAAATTATCTTTGCAAATTGATTTTACAGCAACACCTAAAAAGACTAACGGAGTTATATTTCCACAAACAGTAGTTGATTATCCATTAGTCGAAGCTATACATCAAAATATTGTAAAACGTCCAATATTACCCGATAAAGAAAGTAGAAAAAAGCTTAAAGAAAGAAAATCGGTTAAAATTGAAGAAATTTATAGCGATCATATTCATTTAGGCTATCTTGAATGGAAAAAAGCATACAATGAGCATTTAAAGGTAAATAAAAAGGCAGTTATTTTTTTCATGGTTGAGGACACAAAAAAATGTGATGAAATCGGAAAATATTTAGAGAAAACATATCCTGAATTTAAAGATTCAGTTCTAGTAATTCATACAAATACCCATGGTGAATTAAATGAAAAACAAAGTATGCGGAATAAAAAGAAATTAAATGAATTAGAGTATTTGAGAAAGGCAGCTAATGAAATAGATAGTTTAGATAACAAATACAAAGCCATTGTTTCAGTCTTAGTTTTAAAAGAAGGATGGGATGTCAAAAACGTTACTACTATTGTTGGATTGAGATCATTTAGTTCGAAAGCTAAAATTTTACCCGAACAAACTTTAGGTAGAGGCTTAAGAAGAATGTATTTAGGAAACCAAGAAGAAAAGGTGAGTATTATTGGTACTGATGCATTCATTAACTTTATTGAAAATATCAAAATTGAGGGAGTGGAAATTGGTGTGGGGCCTATGGGTGAAAAAAAATCTTATAAACCATTGATAATTGAAGTTGATTATGAAAATCCTAAAAAAGATATTAATAATCTTAACATTGAAATTCCAATATTGTCTACTAGAATGTATCGGAGATACGACCAGTTGAACTCATTAGATGTATCCAGATTTAACATTACAAAATTAAAACTAAAAAAATTCAACTCGGAACAACTTAAACAGATCGTTTTTAGAGATATTGTATCTAATAAAATTGACCACATCCTAAAAATGAATGATGAAGATGTTGATTATAGATCAATGGTTGGTTGGTTTGCGCAGAATATTATTGAAGATCTTAAATTGAACTCAGGATATCATGTAATTTATGAAAAGGTTAAAGATTTCATTATTAATTATTTATTTATTCAAAAAGTCAATCTTGAGGATCCTAATGTATTAAGAAATGTTGCAGAGTTGGAAATTTCAAAAGCAATTATTGAAACATTTAAACAGGAAATTAACCTCATAACAGTTCAAAATATTCCTAGGGCTATGATATTAGACAATATATCCGTTAAAGATACCAAACCCTTTATTACCAAACAACAAGGCTTTCTAAAACCCTATAAAAGCGTTTTCAATAAAATAATTGGCGACAGTAGTTTAGAACTCGATTTCTCTGAGTTTTTAGACAATTGTGATGACATAGTTTCTTATGTAAAGAATTATTTTGCTATTGGTTTCAAAATCGAATATCAAAATTTTAAGGGAGAAATATCAAATTATTTTCCTGATTTTATAGTCAAAAAATCTGAAAAGGAGATATATATAATTGAAACTAAGGGATTAGAAGATGTTAATGTCCCTTTGAAGTTAAAAAGACTAAAACAATGGTGTGACGACGTAAATTCCCAACAAGCAGAAATTATTTACAATTACCTTTATGTACATGAGACTTCATTTGCTAAGTATCGGCCCAAAAATTTTGAAGAATTAACAAAAGCATTTAAGGATGATGGAAATCGATTTTTCCTTGAATAA
- a CDS encoding metal-dependent hydrolase, whose translation MRSYTHIAGGIIFTILITYILNIPLSAFYIFLAGAVAVIPDLLDYMFMEKHNRETHNIWILLVLMALCLVNQIFIIIAAAYFSHIILDLLTSHGVRLLYPLKKTKFVCMKEKNRIKTGTNREKALFFFLVILVAGGVLMNYQVFSLIDSTAATGSITTVENNTTNASNAKTYINVQVQVDESMLNKNISIKNSQNESNIIVREIN comes from the coding sequence ATGAGGAGTTACACACATATTGCAGGTGGAATAATTTTCACCATCTTGATAACGTATATTTTGAATATTCCTCTGAGTGCATTCTATATTTTTTTAGCAGGTGCAGTGGCTGTGATCCCGGATCTCCTGGATTACATGTTCATGGAAAAGCACAACCGGGAAACTCACAACATCTGGATCCTCCTGGTCCTCATGGCATTGTGCCTGGTAAATCAGATCTTCATCATCATTGCAGCTGCGTACTTCTCACATATAATTCTGGATCTTTTAACTTCCCATGGTGTCCGGCTCCTGTATCCTCTCAAGAAAACCAAATTTGTCTGTATGAAAGAGAAGAACAGAATAAAAACGGGCACGAACCGGGAGAAGGCTTTGTTTTTCTTTCTGGTGATACTGGTGGCAGGGGGTGTGCTTATGAACTATCAGGTTTTTTCATTGATTGATTCAACAGCGGCAACAGGATCGATAACTACGGTAGAAAATAACACGACTAACGCATCTAACGCGAAGACGTACATTAACGTGCAGGTTCAGGTGGATGAGAGTATGTTGAACAAGAACATTTCTATCAAGAACAGTCAGAACGAGAGTAATATTATTGTAAGGGAGATAAATTAA
- the hjc gene encoding Holliday junction resolvase Hjc, with the protein MLQSVQKIKDKGIEHERNLVNSLKKRGYMAARLQSSGVSLPDVIAGDSETNFVFEVKSTRTNNIKIYKRQIHTLNNFAHNFNAKAFIAVFFVNRMIDFLFVKPSDFTEHEKMYTIDYNTACLEGKDLAEIISNELQKKLI; encoded by the coding sequence ATGTTACAAAGTGTGCAAAAAATAAAAGATAAAGGCATTGAACACGAACGAAACCTGGTTAATTCCCTTAAAAAGCGTGGTTATATGGCTGCCAGGTTGCAAAGTTCAGGAGTAAGTTTACCTGATGTAATAGCTGGGGATTCTGAAACTAATTTTGTTTTTGAAGTCAAGTCTACGAGAACAAATAACATAAAGATTTATAAAAGGCAGATACACACTTTAAACAATTTTGCCCATAATTTTAATGCAAAGGCATTTATAGCAGTTTTTTTTGTAAATAGAATGATAGATTTTCTGTTTGTAAAACCTAGTGACTTCACTGAGCATGAAAAAATGTATACGATAGATTATAATACTGCTTGCCTAGAAGGAAAAGATTTAGCTGAAATTATAAGCAACGAGTTACAGAAAAAACTTATTTAA